The Christiangramia flava JLT2011 genome has a segment encoding these proteins:
- a CDS encoding ABC transporter permease, with amino-acid sequence MLIYLRVLRESFIFAINALKNNKLRTFLSLLGVTIGIFSIIAVLAAVDSLKKEIEGSISALDNSTVILMRFSFGPTDVPRWKREQFPDMSYEEYQHLKRTLPDAEAVSFGLGVPSASIKYQEVTTAGVDIGAVTSEYYDIEAMELSNGRFFNESESVSGAPVIILGSEIKDNLFGDSNPIGKELRLYGQRVTVIGVLEKQGQSLMGSSRDGQAFVPANFARRIFGTKKGTVYPQIVLKPKPDVDYDEFIATIEQQMRNVRGIKPGDDNNFFVNQIKGFTDFIDNITGQLNVIGLVISGFSLLVGGFGIANIMFVSVKERTNLIGIQKSLGAKNKFILSQFLFEAVILAVIGGLVGLFLVWIVSLVASQFTGDFEFVLSPFNIFIGTLVSAIIGLISGIIPAISASKLDPVEAIRTGM; translated from the coding sequence ATGCTTATTTATCTGCGGGTACTTCGGGAGAGTTTTATCTTCGCCATCAATGCGCTAAAGAACAATAAACTCCGAACATTTTTATCGCTTCTTGGGGTGACGATCGGGATCTTTTCGATCATTGCGGTGCTGGCCGCGGTAGATTCCCTGAAGAAGGAAATCGAAGGCAGTATCAGCGCACTGGATAACAGTACGGTGATCCTCATGCGTTTCAGTTTTGGCCCTACTGATGTGCCCCGTTGGAAAAGAGAACAATTTCCAGACATGTCTTACGAAGAATACCAGCATCTCAAGCGGACTTTACCCGATGCGGAAGCGGTTAGTTTTGGATTGGGCGTTCCCAGTGCCAGCATCAAATACCAGGAAGTGACCACTGCCGGGGTTGATATTGGTGCAGTAACCAGCGAATATTATGATATCGAAGCGATGGAACTTTCCAACGGGCGATTTTTCAACGAGTCAGAATCAGTTAGTGGTGCGCCGGTGATCATTCTTGGAAGCGAGATCAAAGACAATCTTTTTGGAGATTCCAATCCCATTGGGAAGGAGTTGCGGCTTTACGGCCAGCGGGTTACGGTAATTGGGGTTTTGGAAAAGCAGGGGCAGTCGCTTATGGGTTCTTCCCGCGATGGCCAGGCTTTTGTGCCTGCGAATTTTGCCAGGCGTATCTTCGGAACCAAAAAAGGAACGGTTTATCCCCAAATTGTGCTGAAGCCAAAGCCGGATGTGGATTACGATGAATTTATCGCTACAATTGAACAGCAAATGCGGAATGTACGAGGGATCAAGCCCGGAGACGATAACAATTTCTTCGTGAACCAGATCAAAGGATTTACTGATTTTATCGACAATATTACCGGGCAGCTGAATGTGATTGGACTGGTAATTAGTGGGTTTTCCCTGCTGGTTGGTGGCTTCGGAATTGCCAATATCATGTTTGTAAGCGTGAAGGAACGCACCAACCTGATTGGGATCCAGAAATCCCTGGGCGCCAAAAACAAGTTCATTTTGTCTCAATTCTTATTCGAAGCGGTGATCCTGGCTGTGATTGGCGGTCTCGTGGGACTGTTTTTGGTCTGGATCGTTTCCCTGGTGGCTTCCCAGTTTACCGGTGATTTCGAATTTGTGTTGTCGCCTTTTAACATTTTTATCGGAACTCTGGTTTCTGCAATTATTGGCCTGATTTCAGGAATTATTCCGGCGATTTCCGCGTCCAAGCTAGATCCTGTCGAGGCTATCCGAACAGGAATGTAG
- a CDS encoding HYC_CC_PP family protein: MKKVLQNSISVIMALLVLFSTFSFTVDKHYCGSYLVDSAVFSKAVSCGMDMGSSMDDKMSEDHCCSNKKVSVDGQDELKLSFDQLQLHQQMIFTAFTYVYFDLFEPKPEQVIPFKDYSPPLLVSDIHIVDQVFLI; encoded by the coding sequence GTGAAGAAAGTTCTGCAAAATAGCATTTCCGTGATAATGGCACTTTTAGTGCTGTTTTCAACATTTTCTTTTACAGTAGATAAGCACTACTGTGGTAGCTATTTGGTAGATTCTGCGGTTTTTTCAAAAGCTGTTTCCTGCGGAATGGATATGGGTTCCTCCATGGACGATAAAATGAGCGAAGATCACTGCTGCTCGAACAAGAAAGTGAGCGTAGATGGGCAGGATGAATTGAAATTGAGCTTTGACCAGCTTCAGTTGCACCAGCAAATGATCTTCACGGCTTTCACCTATGTTTATTTCGACCTTTTCGAGCCAAAACCGGAACAGGTCATTCCCTTTAAAGATTATTCCCCGCCTTTGCTGGTGAGCGATATACATATCGTGGACCAGGTTTTTCTCATTTGA
- a CDS encoding TolC family protein, with protein sequence MKTMKLYILLAFVFFGITSEAQSVEHFLQIAAENNPEIQSAYSEFEAALQKSPQVSSLPDPTLTVSAFGRMMETRLGAQEARFSLMQMFPWFGTLSARANSADLMAEAKFHEYLNTREKVFMQVKNAYAVTTKLPEPSLLKMITWKSSIRIAI encoded by the coding sequence ATGAAAACGATGAAATTATATATACTGCTGGCATTTGTCTTCTTCGGAATAACTTCTGAAGCACAAAGCGTGGAGCATTTCCTGCAGATCGCTGCGGAAAATAACCCGGAGATCCAGTCGGCTTACAGCGAATTTGAAGCAGCTTTGCAAAAATCGCCACAGGTTTCCAGTTTGCCAGATCCAACTTTGACGGTCAGCGCCTTCGGAAGAATGATGGAAACCAGGCTTGGGGCGCAGGAAGCACGATTTTCCCTAATGCAGATGTTTCCGTGGTTTGGAACCCTTTCAGCAAGAGCCAATTCTGCCGACCTGATGGCGGAAGCAAAATTTCATGAATACCTGAATACGCGGGAAAAGGTATTTATGCAGGTAAAGAACGCTTATGCCGTTACTACAAAGCTTCCGGAACCATCGCTGCTAAAAATGATAACCTGGAAATCCTCGATTCGTATCGCGATTTAG
- a CDS encoding efflux RND transporter permease subunit, which translates to MFNQIIKYFLYNRLVSILLVIFLVGWGLVTAPFSWDTGFLPKDSVPVDAIPDIGENQQIVFTEWPGRSPEDVEDQITYPLTSTLLGIPGVKSVRSSSMFGFSSIYIIFEEDIEFYWSRSRVLEKLNSLQSGLLPEGVQPSLGPDATALGQVYWYTLEGRDPDGNVTGGWDLHELRKIQDYYVKPGLSATKGVSEVASIGGYVQEYQIDVNPDALKAYNIGIDKVMMAVKNSNRDAGAKTLEVNKVEYLVRGLGYIESISDIENTVVTEKANTPILIKDIAKVHLGPAQRRGLLDKGGAEVAGGVVVARYGSNPLQVIENTKEKIAEISSGLPSKTLEDGTRSQLTIVPFYDRTQLINETIGTLESALSHEILISIIVIIVLVLNLRASVLISSLLPIAVLMTFIAMRYFGVDANVVALSGIAIAIGVMVDVGIVFVENTIRWLEMKENKNARGAKLANIIYRATIEVAPAVTTALLTTIVSFIPVFFMEHAEGKLFRPLAFTKTFAIGAAFLIGVFILPMFSYFFFNFKTDKKQTRRAWNYILIVSGIVLAIIFGFWLPLALTIIGILKVLEEHNPNIFGRYSDKIVLGVTLAVTLFFLAEEWMPLGFQKPVIYNYIFVILLLAITLVLLLGVVRYYERILSWCLENKGKFLAVPIVTILFGIMIWFGFPKIFGFVANGFNIVNIDIRKTSVWQGMATTFPGVGKEFMPSLNEGSFLLMPTVMPHAGIEYSHETVRKLDLATSNIPEVDVAVGKLGRVESALDPAPVSMFENIINYKPEYILSTSGKPMRFKVDDDENFILKSGDTLSNLDAISAKTTREQLIADEDGEYYRNWRPEIQSPDDIWDEIVKYTDLPGVTSAPKLQPIETRLVMLQTGMRAPMGIKVFGPDLQTIQDFGIKLENLLKQVPSVKTEAVFADRVVGKPYLELDIDRNAISRFGLSIEDVQKTIETAVGGMEITSTVEGRERFPVRVRYPRELRDNPESIKQILVPTSSGAQIPLGDLAEVKYTRGPQMIKSENTFKVGYVLFDKRENFAEVNVVNDARDFIQQKIDNGELQVPAGISYKFSGNYENQVRAVKRLAILIPICLIIIFLLLYFQFKTVIASTIHFSGVFVAFAGGFIMIWLYGQGWFMDFALFGTNMRDLFQMHEINLSVAVWVGFIALFGIATDDGVLMGTYIHQVFERRKPDTVATVRDAVMEAGKKRVRPAMMTTAVTIIALFPVLTSTGKGSDIMVPMAIPIVGGMIIQIMTIFVVPVLQAYWRETVVKNQNSEV; encoded by the coding sequence ATGTTCAATCAAATTATAAAATACTTTTTGTATAACCGGCTGGTTTCCATTCTGCTGGTCATCTTTTTGGTGGGCTGGGGATTGGTAACGGCACCTTTCAGCTGGGATACTGGTTTCCTTCCGAAAGACTCTGTTCCGGTTGATGCCATTCCCGATATTGGCGAAAACCAGCAGATCGTTTTTACCGAATGGCCGGGCCGTTCCCCTGAAGATGTTGAGGACCAGATCACCTATCCTTTAACGAGTACTTTATTAGGTATTCCGGGCGTGAAATCAGTTCGAAGTTCTTCTATGTTCGGTTTTTCCAGTATCTACATCATTTTTGAAGAAGACATTGAGTTCTACTGGTCACGTTCCCGCGTGCTTGAAAAATTGAATTCTTTGCAATCTGGTTTACTACCTGAAGGAGTACAGCCATCTTTGGGGCCAGATGCTACCGCCTTAGGTCAGGTTTATTGGTACACGTTAGAAGGTCGAGATCCTGATGGCAATGTGACCGGAGGCTGGGATTTGCATGAATTGCGCAAGATCCAGGATTATTACGTGAAACCAGGTTTGAGCGCTACGAAGGGAGTTTCGGAAGTTGCCTCAATTGGTGGTTATGTCCAGGAATACCAGATCGATGTGAATCCCGATGCTTTAAAAGCGTATAATATCGGGATCGATAAGGTGATGATGGCCGTGAAAAATTCGAATCGCGATGCAGGGGCCAAAACGCTAGAGGTTAATAAAGTCGAATACCTTGTTCGCGGTCTGGGTTATATAGAATCGATCAGTGATATCGAAAATACGGTGGTTACTGAAAAAGCCAACACACCGATTCTTATAAAGGACATCGCTAAAGTTCATCTAGGTCCTGCACAACGCCGCGGATTACTGGATAAAGGTGGTGCTGAGGTCGCTGGTGGAGTAGTGGTAGCTCGCTATGGTTCAAATCCGCTGCAAGTCATTGAAAATACCAAGGAGAAAATCGCTGAAATTTCCAGCGGACTTCCTAGCAAAACTTTGGAAGATGGAACCAGGTCCCAGCTGACGATCGTTCCGTTCTATGATCGTACGCAACTCATCAATGAAACCATCGGTACGCTGGAAAGTGCCCTGTCACATGAGATTTTGATCAGCATAATTGTAATTATCGTTCTGGTTCTGAATCTTCGGGCTTCCGTATTAATTTCCAGTTTGCTGCCAATCGCGGTGCTAATGACCTTCATTGCAATGCGTTATTTTGGTGTGGACGCAAATGTCGTGGCACTTTCAGGGATAGCGATCGCTATTGGTGTGATGGTGGATGTAGGAATTGTTTTCGTGGAAAATACCATTCGCTGGCTGGAGATGAAAGAAAATAAAAATGCTCGTGGTGCAAAACTGGCAAATATTATTTACCGGGCAACCATCGAAGTCGCTCCGGCGGTTACTACGGCTTTACTTACGACCATTGTGAGCTTTATCCCGGTCTTCTTTATGGAACATGCAGAAGGGAAATTGTTCAGACCGCTGGCTTTTACTAAGACCTTCGCCATTGGTGCGGCATTTTTGATCGGCGTTTTTATCCTGCCAATGTTTTCTTATTTCTTCTTCAATTTTAAAACCGATAAGAAACAAACGCGTCGAGCCTGGAACTACATTCTGATCGTTTCCGGAATTGTCCTGGCAATCATTTTCGGCTTCTGGCTTCCTCTGGCGCTGACGATTATAGGAATTCTGAAAGTGCTGGAAGAGCATAACCCGAATATCTTCGGAAGGTATTCAGATAAAATTGTGCTTGGAGTGACGCTGGCAGTAACGCTGTTCTTTCTGGCGGAAGAATGGATGCCGCTAGGTTTTCAGAAACCGGTCATCTACAACTATATTTTCGTTATTCTTTTACTGGCTATTACGCTGGTATTATTGCTCGGTGTGGTTCGTTATTATGAACGGATTCTGAGCTGGTGTCTTGAAAATAAAGGTAAATTCCTGGCAGTGCCGATCGTTACCATCCTCTTCGGAATTATGATCTGGTTTGGTTTTCCAAAGATCTTCGGCTTTGTCGCTAACGGATTTAATATAGTAAATATTGATATTCGAAAAACTTCAGTCTGGCAGGGAATGGCAACTACGTTTCCGGGAGTCGGGAAAGAATTCATGCCATCTTTGAACGAAGGTAGCTTTTTGCTGATGCCAACGGTTATGCCGCATGCGGGAATTGAATATTCTCATGAAACAGTTCGAAAACTGGATCTTGCAACCTCCAATATCCCGGAAGTGGATGTAGCAGTAGGAAAGCTGGGCCGCGTGGAAAGTGCACTTGATCCGGCTCCGGTTTCAATGTTCGAAAATATTATCAACTACAAGCCGGAATATATCTTATCGACTTCAGGCAAACCGATGCGTTTTAAGGTAGACGATGACGAAAATTTTATTCTGAAATCTGGCGATACTTTGTCCAACCTGGATGCGATCAGCGCAAAAACTACTCGGGAGCAATTGATCGCAGATGAGGATGGAGAATACTATAGAAACTGGCGTCCCGAAATTCAAAGTCCGGATGATATCTGGGACGAGATCGTAAAGTATACTGATCTGCCCGGCGTGACTTCTGCTCCAAAATTGCAGCCAATAGAAACGCGTTTGGTCATGCTGCAAACTGGAATGCGAGCACCGATGGGAATTAAGGTTTTCGGGCCAGACCTTCAAACCATTCAGGATTTCGGAATCAAACTGGAAAATCTACTGAAACAGGTACCTTCAGTAAAAACCGAAGCTGTTTTTGCAGATCGCGTGGTTGGGAAGCCTTACCTGGAATTGGATATTGACAGGAATGCGATTTCACGATTCGGTTTGAGTATCGAAGATGTGCAGAAAACCATTGAAACTGCTGTGGGTGGTATGGAGATCACCTCAACGGTAGAAGGTCGTGAGCGTTTTCCTGTTAGAGTACGATATCCTCGTGAATTGCGTGATAATCCGGAGTCGATTAAGCAAATTTTAGTTCCAACATCTTCCGGAGCCCAGATTCCGCTTGGTGATCTGGCTGAGGTGAAATACACCCGAGGCCCGCAAATGATCAAGAGTGAGAATACATTTAAAGTCGGGTATGTGCTATTCGATAAAAGAGAAAATTTTGCTGAGGTAAATGTGGTAAATGACGCCAGGGATTTTATTCAGCAGAAGATCGATAATGGCGAATTACAGGTGCCGGCAGGCATCAGCTATAAATTTTCAGGAAATTATGAAAACCAGGTTCGCGCAGTAAAAAGGCTGGCGATCCTGATCCCTATCTGTTTAATCATCATCTTCCTGTTGCTGTATTTTCAGTTTAAAACGGTAATCGCTTCAACCATTCACTTTTCAGGAGTCTTTGTGGCGTTCGCTGGCGGATTTATCATGATCTGGCTTTATGGCCAGGGCTGGTTTATGGATTTCGCCTTATTCGGAACCAACATGCGGGACCTGTTCCAGATGCATGAAATCAACCTGAGTGTAGCCGTTTGGGTAGGTTTTATTGCCCTCTTCGGAATTGCAACCGATGATGGCGTGCTGATGGGAACTTATATTCACCAGGTTTTTGAACGAAGAAAGCCAGATACGGTGGCTACTGTTCGGGATGCGGTGATGGAAGCCGGTAAAAAACGAGTGAGACCCGCCATGATGACCACCGCGGTAACGATAATTGCCTTATTCCCGGTTTTAACTTCAACAGGAAAAGGTTCAGATATTATGGTGCCAATGGCAATCCCGATCGTAGGCGGAATGATCATCCAGATCATGACCATTTTCGTGGTGCCGGTTTTACAGGCTTACTGGCGGGAAACAGTGGTTAAAAATCAAAATTCTGAAGTATGA
- the purH gene encoding bifunctional phosphoribosylaminoimidazolecarboxamide formyltransferase/IMP cyclohydrolase, producing MSELKQAKSALISVFSKDGLEPIVRKLDELGFTIYSTGGTEKFIKDQGIDVVPVEDITSYPSILGGRVKTLHPKVFGGILNRQDNDSDVAELAEYEIPQIDVVIVDLYPFEKTVASGASEQDIIEKIDIGGISLIRAAAKNFKDVLCVSSVDDYAEFLEVISENNGKTSLSQRKRFATKAFNISSHYDSAIFNYFNAEGEVNSFKQSELSGKELRYGENPHQQGTFYGDFDAMFDKLHGKELSYNNLLDVDAAVNLMNEFKGEAPTFAILKHNNACGLAQRDTIKQAYVDALAGDPVSAFGGILISNVEIDAETAEEIHKLFCEVVIAPSYSDEALEILKGKKNRIMLILKDIELPKSQVRTCLNGVLVQDKDLKTDAAEDLHQATKNKPTDEELSDMIFASKICKHTKSNTIVLAKNKQLCASGTGQTSRVDALKQSIEKAHSFNFDLHGAVMASDAFFPFPDCVEIAGNVGITAVIQPGGSIKDDLSIDYCNENNIAMVMTGTRHFKH from the coding sequence ATGAGCGAATTAAAACAAGCAAAATCTGCTTTAATTTCTGTTTTTAGTAAAGACGGGCTGGAACCTATCGTTAGGAAACTGGATGAACTCGGTTTTACCATTTATTCTACCGGCGGAACTGAAAAATTTATCAAAGATCAGGGTATCGATGTGGTCCCGGTTGAAGATATCACTTCTTACCCTTCCATCTTAGGAGGTCGGGTAAAAACCCTTCACCCGAAAGTTTTCGGTGGGATCCTGAATCGCCAGGATAACGATTCTGATGTTGCCGAACTGGCAGAATATGAAATTCCGCAGATTGATGTTGTGATTGTAGACCTGTATCCATTTGAAAAAACGGTTGCTTCAGGAGCTTCGGAACAAGATATCATCGAAAAGATCGATATTGGTGGGATTTCTCTGATCCGTGCTGCTGCCAAAAACTTCAAGGATGTACTGTGCGTTTCTTCGGTAGACGATTATGCGGAATTTTTGGAAGTTATTTCTGAAAACAACGGAAAAACGAGTCTTTCCCAGCGTAAACGTTTTGCTACGAAAGCCTTCAATATTTCGTCTCATTATGATTCGGCTATTTTCAATTATTTCAACGCTGAAGGTGAGGTGAATTCGTTCAAACAAAGTGAACTTTCCGGAAAGGAATTGCGCTACGGCGAAAATCCGCACCAGCAGGGAACTTTCTACGGTGATTTTGATGCGATGTTCGACAAACTCCACGGAAAAGAACTTTCTTATAACAATTTACTGGACGTTGATGCTGCCGTGAATTTGATGAATGAATTTAAAGGCGAAGCTCCAACTTTTGCCATTTTAAAACATAATAATGCCTGCGGGCTTGCACAACGTGACACCATTAAACAGGCTTATGTAGATGCGCTTGCAGGCGACCCTGTTTCAGCTTTTGGCGGAATATTGATCAGCAATGTGGAAATTGATGCCGAAACTGCTGAAGAAATCCACAAACTTTTCTGTGAGGTGGTGATTGCTCCATCTTATTCTGATGAAGCATTAGAAATTCTGAAGGGCAAGAAAAACAGGATCATGTTAATCCTGAAAGACATTGAATTGCCAAAATCCCAGGTAAGAACCTGTCTTAATGGCGTTTTGGTTCAGGATAAAGATCTGAAAACCGATGCGGCAGAAGATTTACACCAGGCCACGAAAAATAAACCGACAGATGAGGAGTTATCTGACATGATATTTGCTTCAAAGATCTGCAAACATACCAAATCGAATACCATCGTTTTAGCCAAGAACAAACAACTTTGCGCCAGCGGAACGGGACAAACTTCCCGAGTTGATGCTTTAAAGCAGAGCATTGAAAAAGCACATTCGTTCAATTTTGACCTGCATGGCGCCGTAATGGCGAGCGATGCGTTTTTCCCATTCCCAGATTGCGTGGAGATCGCCGGAAATGTTGGGATCACTGCTGTAATTCAACCAGGTGGCTCGATAAAAGACGATTTGAGTATCGATTATTGCAATGAAAATAATATCGCCATGGTGATGACGGGAACGCGCCATTTTAAACATTAA
- a CDS encoding exosortase F system-associated membrane protein gives MEKERVSKNVRIILIICLVLMLAGVRLFEEHLFYDPFIRFFRSDYLLGDLPAYQMPKLLLNLTFRFVLNTLISLGIIYLAFRDRQIMKFSGLLYGILFLVGISIFIFLLLNLEKEHFLALFYVRRFLIHPIFILLLLPAFYYYRLSISRNSESIS, from the coding sequence ATGGAAAAAGAGCGCGTAAGCAAAAACGTCCGGATCATCCTGATCATTTGCCTGGTATTGATGCTGGCGGGCGTTCGGCTTTTTGAAGAACACCTCTTTTACGATCCGTTTATCCGTTTTTTTAGGTCAGATTACCTTCTGGGCGATCTTCCAGCGTATCAAATGCCAAAATTACTGCTGAATCTTACTTTTCGCTTTGTTTTGAATACATTGATTTCTCTGGGAATTATCTACCTGGCTTTCCGCGACCGGCAAATCATGAAATTCTCCGGTTTGCTCTACGGAATATTATTTCTGGTAGGCATCAGTATTTTTATTTTTTTGCTGCTGAATCTTGAAAAAGAACATTTCCTAGCGCTTTTCTACGTGAGAAGGTTCCTAATTCATCCCATTTTCATTCTTTTATTACTACCGGCTTTTTACTATTACCGGCTCAGCATTTCCAGGAATTCCGAAAGTATTTCCTGA
- the xrtF gene encoding exosortase family protein XrtF gives MLRLFRKYRLVIRFIFIFLGSYFLLSSLYSGYLHFFEKDPPVPDPVTRLVARQSGELMAALGYEVQVVMHSSGLSMKLMVEDVFLAGIVEGCNSISVIILFLSFILSFYGKASTTFLYILAGSAIIYSMNILRIVLLSVGLFEYPQYSGFLHSVFFPLAIYGTVFILWIIWVRIYSKWKKSA, from the coding sequence TTGCTCAGACTCTTCAGGAAATATAGACTCGTCATTCGTTTCATTTTTATATTCCTGGGCAGTTATTTCCTGCTCTCCAGTCTGTACAGCGGCTACCTTCATTTTTTTGAGAAAGATCCGCCGGTGCCAGATCCTGTTACCCGACTGGTAGCCCGGCAAAGTGGCGAATTGATGGCCGCCCTCGGCTATGAGGTGCAGGTGGTCATGCATTCCAGCGGACTCTCCATGAAATTAATGGTGGAAGATGTTTTCCTGGCCGGTATCGTGGAAGGTTGTAATTCCATTAGCGTGATCATCCTGTTCCTGTCGTTCATTCTTTCTTTCTACGGAAAAGCTTCAACTACTTTTTTATATATCCTGGCTGGTTCGGCAATTATTTATAGTATGAACATCCTGCGAATCGTCCTACTTTCCGTAGGTTTATTTGAATACCCGCAATATTCCGGATTCCTACATTCGGTATTTTTTCCTTTGGCCATCTACGGCACGGTGTTTATCTTATGGATTATTTGGGTCAGAATCTATTCGAAATGGAAAAAGAGCGCGTAA
- a CDS encoding GAF domain-containing protein: protein MPFDKLRPEIETILRNPEEGVDNRLTAVCTLLQETIPYYDWVGFYFRNGDKEELKLRSFAGEPTDHEIIPFGRGICGQVAVSNKNFVVPDVKAQDNYIACSIHVKAEIVVPLFKNGENIGQIDIDSHTADPFSQEDESFLEWVNEKVAEII from the coding sequence ATGCCTTTTGATAAATTACGACCAGAAATAGAAACCATCCTCCGCAATCCTGAGGAAGGTGTGGATAACAGGTTGACCGCGGTTTGCACGTTGTTACAGGAAACTATCCCGTATTACGACTGGGTTGGATTTTATTTCAGAAATGGAGATAAAGAAGAATTGAAACTGCGCTCTTTTGCGGGCGAACCTACAGATCATGAGATCATCCCATTTGGGCGAGGAATTTGCGGGCAGGTAGCTGTTTCCAATAAAAATTTCGTAGTTCCAGATGTCAAAGCCCAGGATAATTACATCGCGTGCAGCATTCATGTAAAAGCAGAGATCGTAGTTCCGCTTTTCAAAAATGGTGAAAACATCGGGCAGATAGATATAGACAGTCATACGGCCGATCCTTTCTCGCAGGAAGATGAAAGCTTCTTGGAATGGGTGAATGAAAAAGTTGCTGAAATAATTTAA
- a CDS encoding TolC family protein, whose protein sequence is MYAGKERLCRYYKASGTIAAKNDNLEILDSYRDLALNRFEAGNAPMVNVVKVDIQKDEAETEIEILKEELETRKDQLRFLINDLGDVEIAVQDTLVVKFDSFDEQDFTEHPRLAMLQKKTEAYQNDELIAEKNGLPNLGVGVDYSIISKRTDANPENNGQDAIMPMVSISLPIFRKKYRAQKEEARLMAQASEQQKEAVANELRSEISMAKYQLKKSERLLELYSSQIKKSNQANKLLISGFSNANSDFQEVLQMNSDILLYKIQQVSALAQAYKAAAKLEYLQYQNSDENE, encoded by the coding sequence ATTTATGCAGGTAAAGAACGCTTATGCCGTTACTACAAAGCTTCCGGAACCATCGCTGCTAAAAATGATAACCTGGAAATCCTCGATTCGTATCGCGATTTAGCCTTGAACCGTTTTGAAGCCGGGAACGCACCGATGGTCAATGTGGTAAAGGTCGATATTCAGAAGGATGAAGCGGAAACTGAGATAGAAATTCTAAAAGAAGAACTGGAAACTCGAAAAGATCAGTTGCGATTTCTGATCAATGATTTAGGAGATGTAGAAATAGCCGTTCAGGATACGTTAGTTGTAAAATTTGACAGTTTCGATGAACAGGATTTTACAGAACATCCAAGACTGGCAATGCTTCAGAAGAAAACCGAAGCATATCAAAATGATGAACTGATCGCAGAGAAAAACGGACTGCCAAATCTTGGCGTCGGTGTAGATTACAGTATCATTTCCAAAAGAACCGACGCGAATCCCGAAAATAATGGTCAGGACGCGATCATGCCAATGGTTTCGATCAGCCTGCCGATTTTCCGAAAAAAGTATAGAGCGCAAAAGGAAGAAGCCCGATTAATGGCGCAGGCTTCTGAACAACAGAAAGAGGCTGTTGCCAACGAATTGAGAAGCGAAATTTCGATGGCGAAGTATCAATTGAAAAAGTCGGAAAGACTGCTGGAATTGTATTCCAGCCAGATCAAAAAGTCGAATCAGGCAAATAAATTACTGATCTCAGGATTCAGCAATGCGAATTCAGATTTTCAGGAAGTGTTGCAAATGAACAGTGACATATTACTATATAAAATCCAACAGGTTTCGGCATTAGCGCAGGCTTACAAAGCAGCGGCAAAGCTTGAATATCTACAATACCAGAATAGCGATGAGAACGAATAA